The genomic DNA attattttattaatcaaacactatataaaagtaaaaaaaaactattaaaagataatttataaaattaaacattacAGTTTGCCAAAAAGAGTGAAAATAAAAAGTGGCTTCATGGTAGTGTCATCCCATTTGCTTTCATATATTGATTAGAAAGGGACACTACTACACAGGGTGGTCCGAACCTTGACGGCaagaaattttttttagattccTCACATCATCTATCAGAATATacctataaaattataaaaaaaattgacgtCAAGGTTGGAACACCCTGTGTTGCAACTTTTTGATTTCACCTTTTATGTTAGACTTTAATTAACGTCCAAATTAATAATCATAAAGATAGCACTTAAAATCACTCATCACTGCCCATGAAACTGATTATTCTTCAATTCTTCGAGTTAATTTTCGATTCAAATTGATTGCACTGAATTGTCTTCCCATTAGTTTTCATAATTTACTGATACCCTTTGTCatggtatttattattatataaataagatttcttatttatttatgtattagtgCCAATTTATCTTTTCTCCAAATCTGTTTTGccatttcttaatttataacCAATTTTGTGGTCGATCTTGATTTATTCCAAATTACTCACTGCACAACGGGAATTGACATTGTTCCTAGCGTTGTGTTCTTTAATATAACTTTTTCATTTTCTTCTTTATCATTTTTCAGTTTCTTTTCCGTGAGTTTTCTTAATTTGATAACTTCTTTCTTCCTCATTCCTTTAACGCCCCAGTCCTCGTTGATTATTAATTTCGGCTACTTCTTTCATCTTTTAATTAAACTAATCGTTGTTAACAATGAAATCGTCGTAATCTCCTCTAATATTGTCTGGTTTTTTCAAAAGATCCTCCTTCGGCAGCCTTTTCCTGAGCATTTTGATCTTCTGCCGGACTCCGTTGTGGATTTGGCGACGATGGCCGTCCGAGTGGCCGCAGCACAACGAATCGCCTCCTGCAAGACCAATCTCTTTTTACAAATTTGAAAAAATGTTTCTAAAGTATAGGGATGTTGGTAATATGGCTTAAGTTTTGGCTTCGgggaaagtaaaaatattttgcaGTTAGAATTATGAATCAGTCACAACTGTATAAAACGATGGACTATTCAGGGAAAAGGGGTATGAAGATTTATCTATAAATACTAAAGATTGGTAGCAAAAGGCGATTCTTTGTGGTGCAAAAAAACACACCACTTTATAAACTTTACTAGAtcactttaaaataaatgtgAAACGATTGCTCAACATTTTTCATCTTGTGTAAAATATGGGCTGTTCGTAACTTTTATAACACATTCGTTTGTAAAACCGTTATCAACACGaagtaaaacttaaataaacaaaagaacCAGACAACAAAACGAAAGAACCCAAAGCACCAAAACATAAACCGAGCATACCATTCATGCCGATATCAATCATATCCATCAAACCCCAATCCATAGACCTCCTCAATCTATATGACAAGGACCTAAAATACGAAGGCCTGTCCTGTTGAAACAACTTGGCATAATACTCTCTCATGGCACCTCTTTGCCTTATTGTTCTATAATGTTCACAAAACCAGGGGTCTCTAGGAAGACAGCGGATAAACCTGGCATCGGTGGAACATATGCAATAGTAACAAATTTCCAGATGAGGATAGTCTAGTAGAGAATTTACTTCGTCAGGAACATCTATGTCTGTGTCATTGGCTGTTATACTATTAGTGTAGTATGTGAAGCCGCGTTTGCACTTTGCGTTTGGTTCGTAGGGGATTTCGTCGTTGTGCCAGAGTAGATCTGTGACAAGGATAACAAAACTTTCACTCTGTGTAGTGGATGTGGCCATCTAAAGGGATTGGACGAAGTTTTTATTTCTACAAAAGTCAGAGCAAAGAGCAATAACTATTGCTTCAGTGatcaacaataaaaataaaagtatttacAGTGACACATGCTGCATTATTGTCCAAAAACTTTGCTAATGTTAAAAGTCAGTAGAACAAAGTAACGATAATGGTCTCTTGGAAGCTACCAAAAAAATGTTGGTTAGATATATTCAATTACTCTGTTGAATAAAAACTTCCTGTATAAGTAACTTGAATAAAATGGCTTATTGCTTtattgcgttttcacattatccgatccgatatcggatgtcgaaggatttcaaaggcaaaaattaaagatggcggcttaattgtatgggatatcggtccaacatccaATGTCGGGTCAGATAATGTAGTAACGCACTTAAGAATataaatgttttaaatttaTCACAATTATCACGCTGTATCACTATCCCCACTGCACCTTCCAAATTACAACATTTCTGCGCCTAAGCACTGCACTATATCTCTCCTTACCACTATGCCTCCTTATCATATTTGACAGCTCCCTCTCATGACTGAATGGCATATGACTGTTCAGCTCATCacttaactttgccatcaccaGACACTCATTTAGATTCCTTGCTGGTCTTCCGGAACAGTATTCATCTTTTCCTTCAATCGAACAAGTACATATCTTGCAGTCTTCTTTCGTCTTGTCTTCTTGCCAATTCATGTGGGTTCTTCTATAACTTTCATCATCTAATTCATCACTATCATCTTGGTTCATTTGTTGCTTTCGCTCCATGCGTACAACGGTGCGGCCGGGAACGCATTTTAGACCTCTCGATTTTATAACGTCTGGCTTCATTGGTTCGAAATCTAAGCCTATAAGTTGTATTTAgttaataagtaagtatatgttTGTGATTGGTTTAGGAAAAAAGTCTTACCTGTTTGCATTATTATGGTAGATAACGGCGATATTAAGTtacaatattatacatatttatatacatatttaacttCATAATTAGTACAATAGCTCTATACTTTGGTATATTGCATTGGAAAAATTGATTTCGTTATTATTTTTCACTTACCCCTATTTGTATTTATAGCTAAAACaggataatatattattactaaATGCACGTAggtaaataaaaagaatattttttaagaCTATATCAACTTACGCGGTTTATATTCACGTTGATTATTCTGTACATCATAAGCTAAAAGAAGTTaagaataattttatatttttattttataattagttTATTTACTTTAAATGTCGATTAACTTACTTTCTTCATGTTGCTCTTCCTCATTACTAGCAGGCTGCTGCGGGTGTTCTTCCACATCTagttttcaataattattaattatttatattatttttgaaataaaacctTTAAAATGCGAAGTTTTTTTAACTTACCGTCATTTTTCTGTTTGGCTAAAATCAGTTAAAGTTAACTCGATATTAATGATTATTAAACTTCATAAATTTGTTACAATTTAAACgtagtttttcttttttatatttttttacatcgtattgtaagaaaaaacttacgTTGTTCAACATCCTGTTCATGTTGCTCGATATTATTTTCCTCGTTTGCATCTAAAAATTAGAGAGtaattaaacatttatttaatattgaagtactttaaaaaaaagcatTAGCTATATACTTACCGCCATCACCATctttatcatttagtttatctaaaggataaaaaataattattaaatttagtaTATTAAACGTATTACTACTAGTCCCTTTTATAccattactactactactactacttctaCTATTGGTATATTTTGGTTACTACTACTGCTACTATTTAACTTTGAAATGTTCAGTCATAAGACATATTTCGGATAGCCTATTAAGAGTAttaagtattttaatttttttatactgtTTAATGTTTTGATAGTTTTACACTTACGATCTTTAGGCTCAGGCTCATTATCAAGCGGTGCCTGTTCAGCACCTAAATAATCGATTATCAAAATTAGTCTATTTTAAGTAAAGTCTATATAAATTTGTCTTTTTATAACAAAAGTACACAATTTAACACtatcattttttttgtaatggtTATATGACCAGGATAAAGTAAACCGGTTGATTTGGTACTATTTCTAAATTTATCTAGAAACGATTCAGCCATTCaatctaaattatattttaatacaaacttACTGTTGTCTGCATCACCACCTAAAAATACACCTAACATTAATTCAAGtttgatgggcacctttgcaccgaTACGATTTGCGAAGGTCTTTTCGAGTAGTTTAAgtatatgtttaattttatttatttgtatgctGGTACAAACCAGTACCTAactgtaggtaattatttttataataaaacgtTGTTAACTTTAATCTATGATTCTCTTCTATGAATAGCCAGCGTAGACGAAGGACAATCGTCCACGCCAGACGCCGATAGAAatgcaatctggctctgtcgcgcgaaCGAAGTACGGGAACCATGTTAAGTATTAGTACCACCTTTTCCCTCTGGCCTGCATCCAATGAAGTGCAACTCTGTTTGTAAGCGGCAGCTTGGCATGCAATGCTAGTTCAGATCGGCTTGGTCGTGTAGAGATGTAGCCACtacattttctattatttttacCTCGTGAAAATCTCCAACAACTCTTTCAGTTTAATCCTCGATGCTTCTTTCTGCTATCATCATTTCCATCTTAACGAGAATGGTCTTTAGAAGTTTCCAATTGTGCGTTTCTTCAGTTTGCTTCCTCGAACCGCTGCGCTGTGAGATCGTGATCTATTTCCAGTTAATTATGTCACTAGTCTTTGACTAGCGCGCCATAGGTTTCTTTAAATTTAACCCGTACCTTTAACCCGTTTCAGATCTTTTCTTAATGGAGTTTTCAGCCATCCCTTCAGCGGTTTAGTTTCTCccatttacatttttatatttgtctATTCTCACAAATCTAGAACTCTACTTACGTCATACATCTGGAATGTCTCGTAATGACGATGGGAATGCCCAAGGAACCCATTcaaatacttacatatattatgatctCCACAATCCTGGGCACTCATAGTGAGATTTTGAAAATCTGATTATACTACGGGACCTTACGTTTTTGGCTTCCAAGACGATCCAAAAGGTTCTCcgaatttgacagtttttttttcgtcgggggccaacaagcatacggtccgactgatggaaagcggtcaccgcaacctatgaacgtctgcaactcaaggggtgtcacatgtgtgttgccaacccattagaaacttgtacactcctttttgctttCCACTATTACAGATGTGTTCTAAAAACGTACTAGTTTCATGTCTTCATACATGCTTCATGGTTCTTCTGCTGCATGGTTGCGAGACAAGCGAGTGTATCGCACGTACAGTTTTATATCATTTTTTATACATtagaatatattatataaagATACCAGCTTCAACATGAATGAAGACTGAGGCCGTTTTCACAAtatcagatccgatatcggaaggatttcaatagaaaaaatccaagatggcgcctgtaatgtatgggatatcggtccgacatccgatatcggatcggataatgtgaatacgCATTAAGGCGACGATGGCTTGGTGACAAATATGTCCTCGGAGTCTCTTTTATAAcattttctatattattatttagaattcctatattttttaaaacttacCAGCTTCAACATGGATGAAGAGTAGAGCGATGACAACAACGAACCACAGAAGCTTGTGCATGATGGCGAGTGTATCAAATGATGGAGTTATGCAGTTTTATAGCATTTTACGCGTCAGTGGCACCGCTGATGCTTTTGTTTCGGACGGTGGACGGATTTGGGTGGGGGGATTAATTAGTGTTTTTCTTCTACGTATGTGGGAAACAAGCATACAGCCTATTAAGAACACATTAAATTGTCTTCTTTGAAGATATTTTtcattgtatttttaagtatttagaCTCACTACCATTTGAAATATaaatctaaataaatgtcataaacaaagaaaaaataccaaGGTCTCTCAAGAGtcaaaatgtacctacatattatagtacctacatatgACAAATTGGCATTTTCCGCACATTATTTAAGTAAGATAAGTattgagttggaaggtcagatggcagtcgttttcgtaatactagtgcctacaccaaatattgggattagttgtcaaagcgaaccccaggctcccatgagctgtggcaaatgccgggataacgcaaggaggatgatgaagacTTCATTAGTTTTAAGTTCTTTGAATTTGAAAATGCAATATCTGCGGATTTAATGGACGAGATTATACtttgtacttttaggtatttaaaagaacGTTAGCAAATAATGCTgtacattttcgggtagttacaatatatatatcaggttaaccaaccaaataaAAAACCAAGCGGATTTATCACTGATAGACCTTTTAAGCGCTGGTGGTCTAgcggaagcgctggtggcctagcggaagcgctggtggcctagcggaagcgctggtggcctagcggaaGCGCTGGTGggctagcggtaagagcgtgcgactttcaatccggaggtcgcggacgGAACTCCgtctcgtaccaatgagtttttcagaacttatgtgcgaaatgtcttttgatgtttgccagtcgctcttcagtgaaggaaaacatcgtgagggaaCCGGACTAAAACCCAATAATTCCttgttacccttcggattggaacgtcagatggcagtcgctttcgtaacacTAGTGTCTTTATGGAGAGAGGACGACATGAGGGTAGATTTTGGTCTACacttatccatatccatacatTATTTCACGGCaatacggagcgacgaattgacgtgattttttaagtggagatagttgaagggatggagagtgacataggctactttttgtctttttctaacgcgagcgaagccgcgaacaaaagctagtttaaaatatCATAAAGTTTCCGATCAGCTGCAGATATATCAAAGTGGCTAAATCCGTCCCTGCGCTGACTGAATGAAGCCAAGTACACAATGTAATCGGCAATAAGAATGATTCGTTATCGGCACCTGCCAGATGCGTGGAATTTCGCAATCATGCATTATCCTGACGACAGCGACAAGACAGATGTCTGGCATCGTAGCTGGTGGCATTTCAGCGCCGCCTAACACCGCAGAAATGTCTCTCTTTCCCTCTTgcatattggtgcgacagagccttacagaagaccgcagccaaatagcactagaccctactcatagtgttgtgttcctgccggtgagaaaggctgccagagctcaacgaggttgcggtgtgctgacgacgggaagacttacggaactaatttgttccgtctattgtcctttgagtcgtcggcaacccgaaccctccttagatcttgtacactcctttttgctgtgtaattatacttaacacagcaaaagggagtgtacaatttTCTactggggtggcaacgcgcatgtgacactctttgagttgcaagcgtccataggttacggcgaccgctttccatcaggcggaccatatgcttgtttgccaccgacgtagtatataaaaaaaaagactgcATTTTTGTGGCGTTTGGCGTGGCGtccaaaatggtgggttaaccctcattTCTCAACCGCCTttgggtggcgttatagcaaacttctacccgtaagaatagatcttaacagatctttaatttaaaaatatgtaatatcgctcacagacgtttctgcattataaaaaataaatattcgaataatattgtcttcggttaccgcgatagttactcatgaaataaaactatggaaacggattaaatcgcgtataatgaattttaaaaaaaagctgtaatgagttcgaaacgtcgggatgaattttaaattcattatccGCGATTTAATCcgcttccatagttttatttcataaatatttgaatgttaaagaaaattatttatttattttatttatttaaactttattgcacaaaagaacaacttagtgtacaaaaggcgaacttaatgccatgaggcattctctaccagtcaacctttgggcaaagcagagaagattgtaggcggtgcattaagagaccaattttgaaatatcaatcaaaagcttagacatataatatattaacgtacatacaattacatactatttttacataaataacgataggttatataatacataggtactcatatatataaattatatatatatatatatatattactaaCCTGTCAGAAAGATAACATTCAATTCTACCTTAAGCTGCCAGCAAAGAAGTCGCgcacagatttttttaattatgattattttaattatgCAACTACTTAATATCAAggatcatatttttataagtataggatttacatacttcacaCTAAAGAATGGTACCTCGATTTTCTATCGCCATAACTACACTGATCacgcctacattttttttttttttcaaaattagtattgacgtgatatcatgattttaaaataaagaagtatgtcatttgttcttatataaaacaaaaacacacaaaaatatgattttggccacttccaggctgcgaacagtgCCATCTAGTTTGACCCCTCGTCTGTTTCTgacaaaaaattgtcataaaataattaactttgacataactttttaaagtccaacgccatATGTTAGGATCTctatcaaacacagacgaagaGTTAAGACCACAGAGAACCctggggttggtctgtggttaaGACTAAAAGGTCCATagtccatacatttcaggggtactttttagggttccgtagtcaactaggaacccttatagtttcgccatgtctgtctgtccgtccgtccgtccgtccgtccgtccgtccgtccgtccgtccgcggataatctcagtaaccgtaagcactagaaagctgaaatttggtaccaatatgtatatcaatcacgccaacaaagtgcaaaaataaaaaatggaaaaagatgttttattagggtaccccccctacatgtaaagtgggggctgattttttttttcatttcaaccccaacgtgtgatatattgttggataggtatttaaaaatgaataagggtttactaaaatcgttttttgataatattaatattttcggaaataatcgctcctaaaggaaaaaaaagtgcgtccccccccctctaacttttgaaccatatgtttaaaaaatatgaaaaaaatcgcaaaagtagaactttataaaaactttctaggaaaattgttttgaacttgataggttcagtagtttttgagaaaactacgcaaccctacactgagcgtggcccgacacgctcttggccggtttttttgtatgggctttgtcagtccggTATTAAATCGTCCTTGattatatataggtatactCGAGAACTGATTGATTCGAAAACTTAAAATTTTATCTACAGCAACGGAGAATCAACTAGAAACGTCAATTTTGcaagtcaaataaaactactggGGCCCATtcctcgaagctacaagttacaatttacaagcggtagtcaatgtctaatatgacaagttggaaagagacttccgcttgtaacttgtaactttcagttttgagaaatgggccccagtggcccgtttctcgaaaggtacaagccttgtattacaagtgtgtttccatgacaacccatacgatttgacagttcgcacacttgtaatacaaggcttgtacctttcgagaaccGGCCCCAGGTTAACCGTACATTGTCTTATTTTTTACCTACCCACTTAATATTAAAGAAGGAACATCAAATAATAGTCAGTTTATTTCaaaagtatatatttatttttttaaacttgttcACGTACATGTCTTTATAAATGTAACAGGAGATCAAAGACGATtttaatttctagaaaaaacCGTTATACGTAAAAATCTAGTTCCTATGTTATTTTTTAAGCAAGGCACTTAAAGAAGGACCTAGTTTTCCTAAATATAGAACAACAAAAACATCTAAGATCAACACCTTTTCCAATGTCTAATACATAATAGGCTACCTGGACCTGGGTGTTATTTAAAATCTCTTTTATATTATCAATTACTGTTCAgtgaactgaaaaaaaaattgccatattttattatgacttgagaaccgctaaaaatatttttaaactatactttatttaattaggcaaaaacGACGTCACCCATGTTAGTCTATAGATTATCTGCTCAAAAGCAAATCGCAGGCAAAAGCTACGTATTTTTAACTTCACATTTTAAACTTAAACACACAATAGAATAAGGTAGAAAAAACATAGATATATCAAAATAAGTTacaggtaaaaaaaatatggttcCGTATAATAAGTTCATTTTGTCACTTTTTCACCTTTTTCTTATTTTCAACTTAAAAAGTTCTACATACAGCTTACTAATTTAATGATTtcacttttatttaaaaatatacaatatatttcatgattttttatacCTTTTCCAATAGGGATACTCGGCTATACTTTTCAGTTGGTatgtaaagaaaacaaaaaataagcattaaccataattataaaaaatacttcaAACTAACATAGAAAAAAAACGAAAGCAATAATTATCATGAAACCGACAATTAATAACTAAGGCACTGTTACAATTTTCGATTGTTTTAATCATCTTTatcagtgggccttgtcgttttttctttcgtgtatgatatctatttcaattcatCTTTATCAAGTTTTCGAAGTATAGGAAAGATTTTTAACAAAAACTAGAGAATCTAATAAGGATAAAACATGTCCTATCTGTTTTTTCGTCTTAGCTTTTTTtactaaatagaaaaaaatatataaaacgtTTCCAAAAACACTAAATAATACAGTAAAAAACATCGtttctatttttttaagtgTTTCTAAATAGACAGGTAAactctaaataaaaatataatatatttaatatatgaaTTAACGGCCGCGGAAATGTGGAATAATTTTGAAGTCACGTGTAGAGGAACTGCGGAAAAACATCTAGGTCGCACAAAGGGAGCAACAGGTCCATTTAAGGAAACAGCTTGGTGGAACATAGAGGTCAAAAACGCTGTCTCCAAAAAGAAAGAGGCTTTTAAAATCTGGCAGTCAACAAATGAAGAGGCAGACCGTTTACTTTACAACGACCTCAAACGGCAAGCTAAACGAACCATAGCTATATCCAAAGCTGAATCCTACCAAGCTTTTTACGAAAAATTGGAAAAAGCTGACACTCTAGTAGACATCCACAAACTGGCGAAATCGCGTCACAACAGCACCAAAGATATCACCACAGTCAAGTACATAAATGATGCATCCGGTAAACTTCTAACCCAGGACAAAGATATCCGGGATAGATGGGTGCAGTACTACGAAGATCTCTTAAATGTATCGCACCCGAGAAACACCAATACGTCACCACCAGTCTCTGTCTGTGGCCCCCTTACAGCGATAACACCCACGGAAATAAAGAAAGCTCTGTGCCAGATGAAGAACAACAAAGCAACAGGACCAGATGAAATCCCGTCAGAAGTCTGGAAACACTTAGGCGAAGAAGGTATACTCTGgctttatgaaattttcaacaaACTTATACAAGGTCAACAAATACCTGAAAGCTGGAGAAACAGTCTTCTCATACCATTTTACAAAGGAAAGGGAGACGTGAGAGACTGTGGTAACTACCGCGCTATCAAACTTATGTCCCACTCTCTAAAAATCTGGGAAAGGGTTTTGTATAACAGACTAAATGAACTAATAGTATTAACTTCAAATCAATGCGGCTTTGTTGCTGAAAAGGGAACGGCGGACGCTATACAAACTATACGCATACTTTTAGAAAAGAGAAAGACTAACAAGAAGAACTTACACATGGTCTTCATTGACTTAGAAAAAGCGTTCGACCATGTCCCACGTGACCTGATCTGGGAGGCCCTCAGAGATCAGCTGGTGCCGGAAAGTTATATCTCGCTCATAAAAGACATGTACAGCGATGTAAAGACGCAAGTTATGAGCCCAGCAGGTAAAAGTGACAGCTTCTCAATCGGATCCGGCGTCCATCAAGGCTCGACTCTCAGCCCGTTACTTTTCAATGTAACAATAGACTACCTCACGAAAAGTTGCCAAAAACCTGTGCCCTGGAATATTCTTTACGCAGACGATGTTGCACTTATTTCAGAAGATATAATAGATCTCCAACACACATTCAACACCTGGATAGAAGCACTTGAAAGTAATGGGCTAAAGATTAGCAGAAAGAAAACTGAGCATATGTCTTGTGTGTTTGATGGCATTTCTAATGCCAACGACTTCAAAATCTATATCGGAGCCACAAGAATTCCCACAGTGTGCCAATTTAAATACTTGGGATCCATCATCAGCAACGATGGCAAGATCGATAAAGATGTCACACATAGAACTACAGTGGGGTGGCAAAAATATAGGGAGCTGACCGGCGTAATATGCGATAAGAAAATGCCAATAAAAGTGAAAGGGAAAGTCTATAAAAGCGCAATAAGGCCTGCTCTTTTATACGGCACAGAATGCTGGGCAACAACCAAACAgcacataaataaattgcatgtcACTGAAATGCGCATGTTGCGTTGGTCAGGAGGAGTCACGTTGCTGGATAAAATCCGCAACGACTACATAAGAGGTAGTTTCAAAGTCGCACCTATAGCTGAGAAACTCAAAGAAAATCGTCTTCGGTGGTATGGGCATATTCTACGTCGCCCAGAAGATCATATGGTCAAGTTAGCCTTAAACATGCCGACACAAAAAAGAGGAAGCGGAAGACCACCTACCACTTGGCTGACGACAGTCCAAAAAGACATGAAAGATGTTAACGCAGACGCTGAAATAGCCAAAAATCGTGTATTATGGAGGAAAAGGACAAGAAAGGCCGA from Leguminivora glycinivorella isolate SPB_JAAS2020 chromosome 22, LegGlyc_1.1, whole genome shotgun sequence includes the following:
- the LOC125237927 gene encoding uncharacterized protein LOC125237927, with protein sequence MHKLLWFVVVIALLFIHVEAGGDADNSAEQAPLDNEPEPKDHKLNDKDGDGDANEENNIEQHEQDVEQPKQKNDDVEEHPQQPASNEEEQHEETYDVQNNQREYKPPINTNRGLDFEPMKPDVIKSRGLKCVPGRTVVRMERKQQMNQDDSDELDDESYRRTHMNWQEDKTKEDCKICTCSIEGKDEYCSGRPARNLNECLVMAKLSDELNSHMPFSHERELSNMIRRHSAQKGRRGPSCIPYVSEYSDCSDYTTCRGCNQCRCSAEGEWVCVKKKNTCSDDNELEIFDDGTEDNLVGNILQDLAEQEKNERSKIHPTHLAPMPEKRQRPTPPAPVLGYLIAVLQ